One Nonomuraea angiospora DNA segment encodes these proteins:
- a CDS encoding FAD binding domain-containing protein, with the protein MKPFAYVKPLDIDEALRAAGPAVKFLGGGTNLVDLMREGIERPETLVDLTGLPLDEVDELPGGGLRIGALVRNSALAADRRVRARYPVLSQAVLAGASPQLRNMATVGGNLLQRTRCNYFYDQAHACNKREPGSGCAALGGFNRGHAVLGVSESCIATHPSDMCVALAALDATVEVRSVRGTRRIPLADFHLLPGDTPQAENALAGDELVTAVELPPAPVAANSRYRKVRDRASYAFALVSVAAALEVREGTVTAARLALGGVATKPWRAHEAERVLVGGPATEEAFGRAAAAELAPATARPGNAFKVDLARATIVATLRELHQ; encoded by the coding sequence ATGAAGCCCTTCGCGTACGTCAAGCCGCTCGACATCGACGAGGCCCTGCGAGCGGCCGGCCCCGCCGTCAAGTTCCTGGGCGGGGGCACGAACCTGGTCGACCTCATGCGCGAGGGCATCGAACGTCCCGAGACGCTGGTCGACCTCACCGGCCTGCCGCTCGACGAGGTGGACGAGCTGCCCGGGGGCGGCCTGCGGATCGGCGCGCTGGTACGCAACAGCGCGCTCGCCGCCGACCGCCGCGTCCGCGCCCGCTACCCGGTCCTGTCGCAGGCCGTGCTCGCCGGCGCCTCCCCCCAGCTGCGCAACATGGCCACCGTCGGCGGCAACCTGCTGCAACGTACTCGCTGCAACTACTTCTACGACCAGGCCCACGCCTGCAACAAGCGCGAGCCGGGAAGCGGCTGCGCCGCGCTCGGCGGGTTCAACCGCGGGCACGCGGTCCTGGGCGTGAGCGAGAGCTGCATCGCCACGCATCCGTCCGACATGTGCGTGGCGCTGGCCGCCCTGGACGCCACCGTCGAGGTGCGCAGCGTGCGCGGCACCCGGCGGATCCCCTTGGCGGACTTCCACCTGCTGCCGGGCGACACGCCGCAGGCCGAGAACGCGCTGGCCGGCGACGAGCTGGTCACGGCGGTCGAGCTGCCGCCCGCGCCGGTCGCGGCCAACTCCCGTTACCGCAAGGTGCGGGACCGCGCGTCGTACGCGTTCGCCCTGGTCTCGGTGGCGGCGGCGCTGGAGGTGCGGGAGGGGACCGTGACGGCGGCCCGCCTGGCGCTGGGCGGCGTCGCGACCAAGCCGTGGCGGGCCCACGAGGCGGAACGGGTCCTGGTCGGCGGCCCGGCGACCGAGGAGGCGTTCGGCCGGGCGGCCGCCGCCGAGCTGGCGCCCGCGACGGCCCGGCCGGGCAACGCGTTCAAGGTGGACCTGGCCAGGGCCACGATCGTGGCCACGTTGAGGGAGCTGCACCAGTGA
- a CDS encoding ArsB/NhaD family transporter, whose protein sequence is MTVTAWLAVAAFLFAYTLIATEKVHRVAAALGGAGVMLLIHATDGSAAFFDEHTGIDWNVIFLLLGMMVIVGVLKQTGIFEYLAIWSAKRARGQPFRLMALLIVITASASALLDNVTTVLLIAPVTFLVCERLALPVAPYLIAEAMASNIGGASTLVGDPPNIIIGSRGGLTFNDFLAHMAPLIVVLVVVFVGLCRWLFRASFTYDPERVAEIMSLNEREAIADRRLLWQALAVLALVMAAFVLHPVLHYAPSVVALLGAGVLVAATRVTTEEAIREVEWPTLVFFAGLFVMVGALVETGVIGQISKAAAEATGGRLGLTTMLLLWVSAGLSAVVDNIPYVATMSPIVADLVQANGGSGPAQVLWWALALGADLGGNATAVGAAANVVVIGIAARNGTRISFWQFTKYGLVVTFVTVALSVPYLWLRYLI, encoded by the coding sequence ATGACCGTCACCGCGTGGCTGGCGGTGGCCGCCTTCCTCTTCGCGTACACGCTGATCGCCACGGAGAAGGTGCACCGGGTGGCGGCGGCGCTCGGCGGGGCGGGGGTCATGCTGCTGATCCACGCCACCGACGGGAGCGCGGCGTTCTTCGACGAGCACACCGGGATCGACTGGAACGTGATCTTCCTGCTGCTCGGCATGATGGTCATCGTCGGTGTCCTGAAACAGACCGGAATATTCGAATATTTGGCGATCTGGTCGGCCAAGCGGGCTCGGGGGCAGCCGTTCCGGCTCATGGCACTGCTGATCGTGATCACCGCCTCGGCCTCCGCGCTGCTGGACAACGTCACCACCGTGCTGCTGATCGCCCCCGTGACGTTCCTGGTGTGCGAGCGGCTGGCGTTGCCGGTGGCGCCGTACCTGATCGCCGAGGCCATGGCGTCCAACATCGGCGGCGCGTCCACGCTCGTCGGCGACCCGCCGAACATCATCATCGGCAGCCGCGGCGGCCTGACGTTCAACGACTTCCTCGCGCACATGGCGCCGCTGATCGTCGTGCTGGTGGTGGTGTTCGTCGGGCTGTGCCGGTGGTTGTTCAGGGCGTCGTTCACCTACGACCCCGAGCGGGTCGCGGAGATCATGTCGCTGAACGAGCGGGAGGCCATCGCCGACCGCAGGCTCCTGTGGCAGGCGCTCGCCGTGCTGGCCCTGGTGATGGCCGCGTTCGTGCTGCATCCCGTGCTGCACTACGCGCCGTCGGTCGTGGCGCTGCTGGGCGCGGGGGTGCTGGTGGCGGCCACCAGGGTGACGACCGAGGAGGCCATCCGCGAGGTCGAGTGGCCGACGCTGGTGTTCTTCGCGGGGCTGTTCGTCATGGTGGGGGCGCTGGTGGAGACCGGGGTGATCGGCCAGATCTCGAAGGCCGCCGCCGAGGCCACCGGCGGCCGGCTCGGCCTGACCACGATGCTGCTGCTGTGGGTGTCGGCCGGGCTGTCCGCCGTCGTGGACAACATCCCGTACGTCGCCACCATGAGCCCCATCGTGGCCGACCTCGTCCAGGCCAACGGGGGCAGCGGCCCCGCCCAGGTGCTGTGGTGGGCGCTGGCCCTGGGGGCCGACCTGGGCGGCAACGCCACGGCCGTGGGGGCGGCGGCCAACGTCGTCGTCATCGGCATCGCCGCCCGCAACGGCACCCGGATCAGCTTCTGGCAGTTCACCAAGTACGGGCTGGTCGTCACGTTCGTGACCGTCGCGCTGTCGGTGCCGTACCTGTGGCTGCGCTACCTCATCTGA
- a CDS encoding site-2 protease family protein, whose amino-acid sequence MRSSIPLGRIGGVRVGLNISVLVIVAILVFGLGFGRFPAVFPGYPRAAYVLAGVVAAVLFMASLLAHELAHAIMARHEGVEVSRITLWLLGGVAELRGEPRSPGADLKIAVVGPATSLLAGVVFGVIAFVVSGAALAGGMFAYLAGVNVLLAIFNLVPAAPLDGGRVLRAILWARWHDRARAAIAAARAGRWFGYVLIAVGFLQVVTGRSFDGLWLALIGLFLVNAASAEEQQTRLGTVLHGIRVAEAMSGHPVVASPDETVSGLIERVVMRHRLSTYPLVAPDGTFAGLVTLNRIRRVEPERRGTTRLADIACPPEEVPRARPEEPLTDLLPRMEGCADGRAVVLDPDGRLVGLLTPTDISRTIQMADLRATLSGPRGADLAPPYHGHHRDAA is encoded by the coding sequence ATGCGTTCATCCATCCCTCTGGGCCGCATCGGGGGCGTGCGGGTGGGGCTCAACATCAGCGTGCTGGTGATCGTCGCGATCCTGGTGTTCGGGCTGGGCTTCGGACGGTTCCCCGCGGTCTTCCCCGGCTACCCGCGGGCCGCGTACGTGCTGGCCGGGGTGGTGGCGGCGGTGCTGTTCATGGCCTCGCTGCTCGCGCACGAGCTGGCGCACGCGATCATGGCCCGGCACGAGGGCGTCGAGGTGTCGCGGATCACGCTCTGGCTGCTGGGCGGGGTCGCGGAGCTACGCGGCGAGCCCCGCTCGCCGGGCGCGGATCTGAAGATCGCCGTGGTGGGGCCCGCGACGAGCCTGCTGGCCGGCGTGGTGTTCGGGGTGATCGCCTTCGTGGTCTCCGGGGCGGCGCTGGCGGGCGGCATGTTCGCGTACCTGGCCGGGGTGAACGTGCTCCTCGCCATCTTCAACCTGGTCCCGGCCGCCCCGCTGGACGGCGGGCGGGTGCTGCGGGCGATCTTGTGGGCGCGCTGGCACGACCGGGCGCGGGCGGCGATCGCCGCGGCCCGGGCCGGACGCTGGTTCGGATACGTGCTCATCGCGGTCGGCTTCCTTCAGGTGGTCACCGGGCGCAGCTTCGACGGGCTGTGGCTGGCGCTGATCGGCCTCTTCCTGGTGAACGCCGCCAGCGCCGAGGAGCAGCAGACCCGGCTCGGCACCGTCCTGCACGGGATCCGCGTCGCGGAGGCGATGTCGGGGCACCCCGTGGTCGCCTCGCCGGACGAGACCGTCTCCGGGCTCATCGAGCGGGTCGTGATGCGGCACCGGCTGTCCACGTACCCGCTGGTCGCCCCGGACGGGACCTTCGCCGGCCTGGTGACGCTCAACCGGATCCGCCGGGTCGAGCCGGAGCGCCGGGGCACGACCCGGCTCGCCGACATCGCCTGCCCGCCGGAGGAGGTGCCGCGGGCCCGGCCCGAGGAGCCGCTGACCGACCTGCTGCCCAGGATGGAGGGGTGCGCCGACGGGCGCGCGGTCGTGCTCGACCCGGACGGGCGGCTGGTCGGCCTGCTGACGCCCACCGACATCAGCCGGACCATCCAGATGGCGGACCTGCGCGCCACGCTGTCGGGGCCGCGCGGCGCCGATCTCGCCCCGCCCTACCATGGCCACCACCGCGACGCCGCGTAG
- a CDS encoding xanthine dehydrogenase family protein molybdopterin-binding subunit — protein MSIKYVGRPVDRLDGRDKITGRARFAAEHDYPDLAHAALVHSTVARGRITAIHADAARAAKGVIEVLTHENAPAMKPPPSRSLLNLSSMVIGTSVNYLATDEVHWNGQPVAVVVAESPEAARHAAGLVRITYEELPAVVDFAAEEPNATPQKGNALMPAAANKGDAEAALAAAAVSVDLRFTTPPHNHNAIEPHATTAVWDGDRLTLHESTQTITWLRSHLAQRFGVPEGNIRVLSPYVGGGFGGKGSVWAGTLLAVLAARATRRPVRLALTRAGVYHTVGGRTPSTQRVALGADSDGKLTALIHTSVARTGRVGGGGEQITSASRHLYDSPNIRLRQSLVQLDLLSNTFMRAPGESIGTYALESAMDELACELGMDPIELRMLNEPARNPMDGKRFAHRMLREAYEVGAERFGWRERDPRPGSMRDGRWLVGMGVASAYHPAFQLPASVTVRLGADGGVVVRCGLHEIGVGAATVQAQIAADELGVPLESVRVEVGDSDLPAGPMAGGSGQTASAAASVLEACRKLRRSALDLARKSPDSPLRGVRDPQARDGGLYQGSRGETYAAILARAGRDHLEVAAGGGMLRFMAKTVRDRSRWVKAASGAHFCEVRVDRDTGEVRVSRWTGVFDVGTVINAKTVASQLRGGIVMGIGLALSEETLIDPRTGRVVNASLADYHVPVHADVPRIDIHCLDEPDPTMPLGLVGVGEVGITGVGAAVANAVRHATGKRVTDLPITLDKLLPL, from the coding sequence ATGAGCATCAAGTACGTCGGCCGGCCCGTCGACCGGCTCGACGGCCGGGACAAGATCACCGGCCGGGCCCGTTTCGCGGCGGAGCACGACTATCCGGACCTCGCCCACGCCGCCCTCGTGCACTCCACCGTCGCCCGGGGCCGCATCACCGCCATCCACGCCGACGCGGCCCGCGCGGCGAAGGGCGTGATCGAGGTCCTCACGCACGAGAACGCCCCCGCCATGAAGCCCCCGCCCTCCCGGAGCCTGCTGAACCTCAGCTCGATGGTCATCGGGACGTCGGTCAACTACCTGGCCACGGACGAGGTGCACTGGAACGGCCAGCCCGTGGCGGTCGTGGTGGCCGAATCGCCCGAGGCCGCGCGGCACGCGGCGGGCCTGGTGCGGATCACGTACGAGGAGCTGCCCGCCGTGGTGGACTTCGCGGCCGAGGAGCCGAACGCCACCCCGCAGAAGGGCAACGCGCTGATGCCGGCGGCGGCGAACAAGGGGGACGCGGAGGCGGCGCTGGCGGCCGCGGCGGTCTCGGTGGACCTGCGCTTCACCACGCCGCCGCACAACCACAACGCGATCGAGCCGCACGCGACGACCGCCGTGTGGGACGGCGACCGCCTGACCCTGCACGAGAGCACGCAGACCATCACGTGGCTGCGCAGCCATCTCGCGCAGCGGTTCGGCGTTCCCGAGGGGAACATCCGCGTGCTGTCCCCTTACGTGGGCGGCGGGTTCGGCGGCAAGGGCTCGGTGTGGGCGGGCACGCTGCTCGCCGTGCTGGCCGCCCGGGCGACCAGGCGCCCGGTACGGCTGGCGCTCACCCGGGCGGGCGTCTACCACACGGTCGGCGGCCGGACCCCGAGCACCCAGCGGGTCGCCCTGGGCGCGGACTCCGACGGGAAGCTGACCGCGCTGATCCACACCAGCGTCGCCAGGACGGGCCGGGTCGGCGGCGGCGGCGAGCAGATCACCTCGGCCTCCCGGCACCTGTACGACTCCCCGAACATCCGCCTGCGCCAGAGCCTCGTCCAGCTCGACCTGCTCTCCAACACGTTCATGCGGGCCCCGGGCGAGTCCATCGGCACCTACGCCCTGGAATCGGCCATGGACGAGCTGGCCTGCGAGCTGGGCATGGATCCGATCGAGCTGCGGATGCTCAACGAGCCGGCGCGTAATCCGATGGACGGCAAACGGTTCGCGCACCGCATGTTGCGCGAGGCGTACGAGGTGGGGGCGGAGCGGTTCGGGTGGCGCGAGCGCGATCCGCGGCCCGGCTCGATGCGCGACGGGCGGTGGCTGGTCGGCATGGGGGTGGCGTCGGCGTACCACCCGGCTTTCCAGCTCCCGGCGAGCGTCACCGTGCGGCTGGGCGCGGACGGCGGGGTCGTGGTGCGGTGCGGCCTGCACGAGATCGGCGTGGGCGCGGCGACCGTGCAGGCGCAGATCGCCGCGGACGAGCTGGGGGTGCCGCTGGAGTCGGTACGCGTCGAGGTCGGCGACTCCGACCTCCCCGCGGGCCCGATGGCGGGCGGTTCCGGGCAGACGGCGAGCGCGGCGGCCAGCGTGCTGGAGGCCTGCCGCAAGCTGCGGCGTTCCGCGCTCGACCTGGCGCGCAAGTCGCCGGACTCCCCGCTGCGCGGCGTGCGCGATCCGCAGGCCCGCGACGGCGGGCTCTACCAGGGGTCCAGAGGCGAGACATATGCGGCGATCCTCGCCCGGGCGGGTCGCGACCACCTGGAGGTGGCGGCCGGCGGCGGCATGCTGAGGTTCATGGCGAAGACCGTACGCGACCGCAGCCGGTGGGTGAAGGCCGCGTCCGGGGCGCACTTCTGCGAGGTGCGGGTGGACCGCGACACGGGCGAGGTACGGGTCTCGCGCTGGACGGGCGTGTTCGACGTCGGCACCGTGATCAACGCCAAGACGGTGGCCAGCCAGCTGCGCGGTGGCATCGTGATGGGCATCGGCCTGGCGCTGTCGGAGGAGACGCTGATCGATCCGCGCACCGGGCGGGTCGTCAACGCGAGCCTGGCCGACTACCACGTGCCCGTGCACGCCGACGTCCCGCGCATCGACATCCACTGCCTGGACGAGCCGGACCCGACGATGCCGCTGGGGCTGGTCGGGGTGGGCGAGGTCGGCATCACGGGCGTGGGCGCGGCCGTGGCGAACGCCGTGCGCCACGCCACCGGCAAGCGCGTCACGGACCTGCCGATCACGCTCGATAAGCTGCTGCCTCTCTGA